A region from the Flavobacteriales bacterium genome encodes:
- a CDS encoding DUF433 domain-containing protein, translating to MTYLMDRITIDPQVCGGRACIRGMRIRVTDILDLLASGLTTKQVVEELPDLEVADVGAALKFASGRLDHPILAA from the coding sequence ATGACCTACCTGATGGACCGCATCACTATAGACCCGCAAGTGTGCGGAGGTCGCGCGTGCATCCGTGGAATGCGCATACGCGTTACCGACATCCTCGACCTACTGGCATCGGGGCTCACCACGAAGCAAGTGGTCGAAGAGCTTCCTGACCTGGAAGTAGCCGATGTGGGGGCGGCGCTGAAGTTCGCGAGCGGCCGCTTGGACCATCCGATCCTGGCCGCGTGA
- a CDS encoding fumarate reductase/succinate dehydrogenase flavoprotein subunit: MSKLDSKIPPGPIDKKWTYHKGHARIVNPANKRRIDVIVVGTGLAGGAAAASLAEQGYSVKAFCFQDSARRAHSIAAQGGINAAKNYMNDGDSTYRLFYDTVKGGDYRAREANVYRLAEVSANIIDQCVAQGVPFARDYGGLLDNRSFGGVQVSRTFYARGQTGQQLLLGAYSALMRQVGKGAVQMFDRHEMLDVVIVDGKARGIIARNLITGEIERHGAHAVLLCTGGYGNVFFLSTNAMGSNVTAAWKAHKRGAFFGNPCYTQIHPTCIPVSGTHQSKLTLMSESLRNDGRIWVPAKLEDAKAIREGKKKGSDIPETDRDYYLERRYPAFGNLVPRDVASRAAKERCDAGFGVNKTGEAVYLDFSAAIERYGKQQANIQKIQNPTKEKITELGRAVVSEKYGNLFDMYENIVGENPYDHAMKIYPAVHYTMGGLWVDYNLQTTVPGLFALGEANFSDHGANRLGASALMQGLADGYFVIPYTVGDYLADDIRTGPIDTKRPEFDAAEKEQKDRINHFLNNKGTKPVDDFHRRLGKVMWDKCGMARNAQGLQEAITEIRQIREEFYRDVRVPGSGNAFNQELEKAGRVADFLELGELMCVDALNRNESCGGHFREEYQEMDGPQKGEAKRDDANYAYVAAWEWTGDAGKANLHKEALTFDEVKLTQRSYK, translated from the coding sequence ATGAGCAAGCTCGACAGTAAGATCCCGCCCGGTCCCATCGACAAGAAGTGGACCTACCACAAGGGGCACGCGCGTATCGTGAACCCGGCGAACAAGCGCCGCATCGACGTGATCGTGGTGGGCACGGGCCTGGCAGGTGGTGCCGCTGCGGCATCGCTCGCCGAACAGGGCTACAGCGTGAAGGCGTTCTGCTTCCAGGACAGCGCCCGCCGTGCGCACAGCATCGCTGCGCAGGGCGGCATCAACGCCGCCAAGAACTACATGAACGACGGCGACAGCACCTACCGTCTGTTCTACGACACCGTGAAAGGCGGTGACTACCGCGCCCGCGAAGCCAACGTGTACCGCTTGGCGGAAGTGAGCGCGAACATCATCGATCAGTGTGTGGCGCAAGGTGTTCCCTTCGCCCGCGACTACGGTGGACTGCTCGACAACCGTTCGTTCGGTGGCGTGCAGGTGAGCCGCACGTTCTACGCCCGCGGACAAACAGGACAGCAGTTGTTGCTCGGCGCGTACAGCGCGCTCATGCGCCAGGTCGGCAAGGGCGCGGTGCAAATGTTCGATCGCCACGAGATGCTCGATGTCGTGATCGTGGATGGCAAGGCACGCGGCATCATCGCCCGCAACCTGATCACCGGCGAGATCGAACGCCATGGCGCGCACGCGGTGCTGCTCTGCACCGGCGGCTACGGCAATGTGTTCTTCCTGAGCACGAACGCCATGGGCAGCAACGTCACGGCGGCTTGGAAAGCGCACAAGCGCGGTGCCTTCTTCGGCAACCCGTGCTACACGCAGATCCACCCGACGTGCATCCCCGTGAGCGGCACGCACCAGAGCAAGCTCACGCTGATGTCGGAGTCGCTCAGGAACGATGGCCGCATCTGGGTGCCAGCGAAACTTGAGGACGCGAAAGCAATCCGCGAGGGCAAGAAGAAAGGCAGCGACATCCCTGAAACGGATCGCGACTACTACCTCGAGCGTCGCTATCCGGCCTTCGGGAACCTGGTGCCACGCGACGTGGCCAGTCGTGCTGCGAAAGAGCGTTGCGATGCGGGCTTCGGTGTGAACAAGACCGGCGAGGCAGTGTACCTCGACTTCAGCGCTGCGATCGAGCGCTACGGGAAGCAGCAGGCCAACATCCAGAAGATCCAGAACCCGACGAAGGAGAAGATCACCGAGCTCGGCCGTGCCGTGGTGAGCGAGAAGTACGGCAACCTCTTCGACATGTACGAGAACATCGTCGGCGAGAACCCCTACGACCACGCGATGAAGATCTACCCGGCCGTGCACTACACCATGGGCGGCCTGTGGGTGGATTACAACCTGCAGACCACGGTCCCCGGACTCTTCGCATTGGGCGAAGCCAACTTCAGCGATCATGGCGCGAACCGCCTCGGTGCTTCAGCCCTGATGCAAGGCCTCGCCGACGGCTACTTCGTGATCCCATACACCGTGGGCGATTACCTCGCCGATGACATACGCACCGGACCCATCGACACAAAGCGTCCGGAGTTCGATGCGGCCGAGAAGGAGCAGAAGGACCGCATCAACCACTTCCTCAACAACAAGGGCACCAAGCCTGTGGACGACTTCCACCGTCGCTTGGGTAAGGTGATGTGGGACAAGTGCGGCATGGCGCGTAACGCCCAAGGCTTGCAGGAAGCGATCACGGAGATCCGCCAGATCCGCGAGGAATTCTACCGCGATGTCCGCGTACCTGGCAGCGGCAACGCGTTCAACCAGGAGCTGGAGAAAGCCGGTCGCGTGGCCGACTTCCTGGAACTAGGCGAACTGATGTGCGTGGATGCCCTCAACCGCAACGAAAGCTGCGGCGGCCACTTCCGCGAGGAGTACCAGGAGATGGACGGTCCGCAGAAAGGAGAGGCCAAACGCGACGATGCCAACTACGCGTACGTGGCAGCTTGGGAGTGGACAGGCGATGCTGGCAAGGCGAACCTGCACAAGGAGGCACTGACCTTCGACGAGGTGAAACTGACCCAACGTTCATATAAATGA
- a CDS encoding DUF5615 family PIN-like protein, giving the protein MTIWLDAQLSPVLANWIRATFNETCFPIRDLGELNMADETLFLRAKKEADLLITKDVDLVHLLHRHGPPPKVVWLRMGNTSNARLKQVFTQRWSDIMALTGANEPLVELVD; this is encoded by the coding sequence GTGACCATCTGGCTCGATGCCCAGCTCTCGCCGGTCCTGGCCAATTGGATCCGCGCAACATTCAACGAGACCTGCTTCCCGATCCGCGACCTTGGTGAGCTGAACATGGCCGATGAGACTTTGTTCCTGCGGGCCAAGAAGGAAGCGGACTTGTTGATCACCAAGGATGTGGACTTGGTTCATCTGCTGCACCGCCATGGACCACCGCCAAAGGTTGTGTGGCTGCGGATGGGCAACACGAGCAATGCGCGTCTGAAGCAAGTATTCACCCAGCGTTGGAGCGACATCATGGCATTGACCGGGGCGAACGAACCCTTGGTAGAACTGGTTGATTGA
- a CDS encoding DUF1311 domain-containing protein, with translation MGFEWASPLVMGMVLPVCVEAQVIPYFEGKLDCDTARNTLELSLCARHQLDSLEQALETLVAQQVHELDSMIEFGRWHVMASDEGDEQRLQDEALEADSVKTALVRDQASFKAYLNDHTSFVFELNKSGTGRTLLANEAGIRLVRERLALLRETFLE, from the coding sequence ATGGGGTTTGAATGGGCTTCTCCCTTAGTAATGGGAATGGTGTTGCCGGTATGTGTAGAAGCACAGGTCATCCCCTATTTCGAGGGTAAGCTGGATTGCGATACGGCCAGAAACACACTGGAGCTCAGCCTTTGTGCACGCCATCAATTGGACAGCTTGGAGCAGGCCCTCGAGACGCTCGTCGCGCAACAAGTCCATGAACTCGATTCGATGATCGAATTTGGACGTTGGCATGTCATGGCTTCAGATGAAGGAGACGAACAACGGTTGCAGGATGAAGCTCTTGAAGCTGACTCGGTGAAGACGGCCCTAGTACGTGATCAAGCGAGCTTCAAGGCTTATCTGAACGACCACACCTCCTTTGTCTTTGAGCTGAACAAGAGTGGTACCGGTCGCACCTTGTTGGCGAACGAAGCAGGGATCCGGCTGGTAAGAGAACGACTGGCCTTGCTGAGAGAGACTTTCCTCGAATAA
- a CDS encoding succinate dehydrogenase/fumarate reductase iron-sulfur subunit — translation MKLTLKVWRQNGPNDKGKIVDYPVSDVSEDMSFLEMLDVLNDDLVRKGDDPIAFDHDCREGICGMCSLFINGEAHGPGRGITTCQLHMRKFKDGDTIYVEPWRSAAFPVIKDLATNRGAFDRIQAAGGFVSVNTSGNLVDGNAVPIPKDDADKAFDAATCIGCGACVATCPNGSAMLFTAAKVSQLSLLPQGKPERKRRALAMVEQMDKEGFGNCSNTGACEVECPKGISLEHIARLHRDYLVATVTKE, via the coding sequence ATGAAACTGACATTGAAGGTTTGGCGCCAGAACGGCCCCAACGACAAAGGCAAGATCGTGGACTATCCAGTGAGCGATGTGTCGGAGGACATGTCGTTCCTCGAAATGCTCGATGTGTTGAACGACGACCTCGTGCGCAAAGGCGATGACCCCATCGCGTTCGACCACGATTGTCGCGAGGGCATCTGTGGCATGTGCAGCCTCTTCATCAATGGCGAAGCGCATGGTCCGGGCCGTGGCATCACCACCTGCCAGTTGCACATGCGCAAGTTCAAGGATGGCGACACCATCTACGTGGAGCCTTGGCGCAGTGCTGCATTCCCCGTGATCAAGGACCTTGCGACCAACCGCGGCGCCTTCGATCGCATCCAGGCGGCCGGCGGTTTCGTGAGCGTGAACACCAGCGGCAACCTCGTTGATGGCAACGCGGTGCCCATCCCGAAGGACGACGCCGACAAGGCGTTCGATGCAGCTACCTGCATCGGTTGTGGTGCCTGCGTGGCCACCTGCCCGAACGGCAGCGCGATGTTGTTCACCGCAGCGAAAGTCTCGCAGCTCTCACTGTTGCCACAAGGCAAGCCCGAGCGCAAGCGTCGTGCGCTCGCCATGGTGGAGCAGATGGACAAGGAGGGCTTTGGCAATTGCAGCAACACCGGCGCGTGTGAGGTGGAATGCCCGAAAGGCATCAGCCTCGAGCACATCGCACGGCTGCACCGCGACTACTTGGTGGCGACGGTGACGAAGGAGTAG
- a CDS encoding succinate dehydrogenase cytochrome b subunit: protein MASKGLFGSSLVKKYWMALTGLFLISFLVVHATINAQIFWNDGGATFNKWAHFMGTNILIRTAEIGLFIGLIAHIVDGLMLWSQNRSARPVKYAMEKGSANRSWYSASMGILGTLLLLFLIMHLWHFWVPSRITGLDEIAGMPGHHDLYIEMVRVFESPIPVVLYVLGCISLFWHLLHGFSSAFQSLGLNHKRYNPIIKMSGVVFSTIISLLFVSMPLAIHFKLLVP from the coding sequence ATGGCCAGTAAAGGACTCTTCGGATCGTCGCTCGTCAAGAAGTACTGGATGGCCCTCACGGGCCTTTTCCTTATCAGCTTCCTGGTGGTGCACGCCACCATCAACGCCCAGATCTTCTGGAACGATGGTGGCGCCACCTTCAACAAGTGGGCGCACTTCATGGGAACCAACATCCTGATCCGTACCGCCGAGATCGGCCTCTTCATCGGCCTCATCGCCCACATCGTGGACGGCTTGATGCTCTGGAGCCAGAACCGTTCAGCCCGTCCGGTGAAGTATGCCATGGAGAAGGGCAGCGCGAACCGGAGCTGGTACAGTGCAAGCATGGGCATCCTCGGCACCTTGTTGCTGCTCTTCCTCATCATGCACCTCTGGCATTTCTGGGTGCCCAGCCGCATCACCGGGCTCGATGAGATCGCTGGCATGCCCGGCCACCACGACCTCTACATCGAGATGGTGCGTGTCTTCGAAAGTCCCATTCCCGTGGTGCTGTACGTGCTCGGCTGCATCAGCCTTTTCTGGCACCTGCTGCACGGCTTTTCCAGTGCTTTCCAAAGCCTCGGCCTCAACCACAAGCGATACAATCCGATCATCAAGATGTCGGGGGTGGTGTTCAGTACCATCATCTCTCTGCTCTTCGTCTCGATGCCTCTCGCCATCCATTTCAAGCTCCTTGTACCCTAA